A DNA window from Anastrepha obliqua isolate idAnaObli1 chromosome 5, idAnaObli1_1.0, whole genome shotgun sequence contains the following coding sequences:
- the LOC129248387 gene encoding receptor-type tyrosine-protein phosphatase kappa has product MPNLKDKSHAVKGKSHKYRSKSSSRYADVDGRKVNFVSIPNTIKLSMLNSGLLSFEKIRLEARDENNSLSKTIPHFPIIKSYFLKLCDLRRKFPVLYKLEFQIATRVETNMCRHAMRKNNHEKNQNPKCIPYDYNRVVLKKSSFVRDSDYINASYVDSLLKPNAYIVSQGPVEETVNEFWQMVWQENISAIIMLTKTFDFAKVMCVQYWPPNMEVHETYGDIHINIVREEQLANFHIRTFHLYKVNEAKEIIDERLILQFHYTEWYSHSCPFSNALLEFRRRVRLVVGNIIKGDDLKGPMLVHCSDGGGRSGVYLSIDANLELAEEEECFNVFGYLKKLRQSRKGLVENVEQYKFIYDTLEEHIICGKTWFPVSELSDRLKVKARRNALTKMNEYQMEYEQICKQTPRFTIGDCAGGHRADNRDKNRDVLCVPPDNFRPYLTSFQGNAFTDYINSVFVDGYTKPREYIVTEWPLKHTLGEFWSLVYDQECSVVVVLCQPPLNSQNFPSFWPHKLKMEKYGPVFSVHSVSSKNYTNIKQWEFKINKKIVSLTEMMAGVKAPTKTVQLFQLTCWPMGHKVPTSTNSLVYLMNMVEVWRQKVDYGPVCVVSPDGRSRAGVYCAANACIEQVIQHGEVDVFQAVKTVRRHRPQLIENMTEYKYCYDLVLHYVLHFLNKTK; this is encoded by the coding sequence ATGCCAAACTTAAAGGATAAATCGCATGCTGTCAAAGGAAAGTCACATAAATACCGATCTAAATCGTCTTCCCGATATGCTGATGTGGATGGACGAAAAGTTAATTTCGTTTCAATACCAAACACCATAAAGCTTAGCATGTTGAATAGCGGACTTCTATCGTTTGAAAAAATCAGACTGGAGGCGAGAGATGAAAACAACTCTTTATCGAAAACAATACCACATTTTCCAATAATTAAATCGTATTTTCTGAAACTGTGTGACTTGCGTCGAAAGTTTCCTGTGCTGTACAAATTAGAGTTTCAAATTGCGACCAGAGTAGAGACAAACATGTGTAGACACGCTATGAGGAAAAATaatcatgaaaaaaatcaaaacccgAAATGTATTCCTTATGATTACAACCGCGTTGTTCTTAAAAAGTCATCTTTTGTTCGTGATTCAGATTATATTAATGCATCCTATGTCGACAGTCTACTCAAACCAAATGCTTATATTGTATCCCAGGGGCCTGTGGAGGAGACTGTAAATGAATTCTGGCAAATGGTTTGGCAAGAAAATATTAGTGCTATCATTATGCTTACTAAAACGTTTGACTTCGCGAAAGTTATGTGTGTTCAATATTGGCCTCCAAACATGGAAGTACATGAAACATATGGCGATATACACATAAACATTGTACGAGAAGAACAGCTTGCGAATTTCCATATCAGAACATTTCATTTATATAAAGTTAATGAAGCTAAGGAAATTATAGACGAACGCCTTATACTGCAGTTTCATTATACAGAATGGTACTCTCATTCCTGTCCTTTTTCTAATGCACTTTTAGAGTTTCGACGTCGAGTTCGCTTGGTTGTTGGAAATATAATTAAAGGTGACGATTTAAAAGGGCCCATGTTAGTTCATTGTAGTGATGGAGGGGGTAGATCCGGTGTCTATTTGTCTATTGATGCAAATCTTGAGCTAGCAGAGGAGGAGGAGTGTTTCAATGTTTTTGGTTACCTGAAGAAATTACGTCAGTCTAGAAAGGGTCTCGTAGAAAATGTTgaacaatataaatttatatacgacACTCTTGAGGAGCATATAATATGTGGAAAAACGTGGTTTCCGGTATCCGAACTTTCTGATCGCCTAAAAGTTAAAGCTCGCAGAAATGCATTAACAAAGATGAACGAATATCAAATGGAATATGAACAAATTTGCAAACAGACACCTCGATTTACGATAGGAGATTGCGCTGGAGGACATAGAGCTGATAATCGGGATAAAAATCGGGATGTTTTATGCGTGCCTCCTGATAATTTTAGACCGTATTTAACATCGTTTCAAGGAAACGCTTTTACCGACTATATAAATTCTGTTTTTGTCGACGGATATACTAAACCCAGAGAATATATTGTTACGGAATGGCCACTGAAACACACGTTAGGGGAATTTTGGTCTCTCGTGTACGATCAAGAATGCTCTGTAGTTGTAGTTCTTTGTCAACCTCCTTTAAATTCACAGAACTTCCCTTCTTTTTGGCCACACAAGCTGAAAATGGAAAAGTACGGACCGGTATTCTCGGTACATAGCGTTTCTTCAAAAAACTACACTAATATAAAGCAATgggaatttaaaattaataagaaaatcgTGTCTTTGACGGAAATGATGGCAGGTGTTAAAGCGCCTACGAAAACTGTTCAACTATTTCAACTTACATGTTGGCCTATGGGGCATAAAGTACCGACTTCAACTAACTCGCTTGTATACCTTATGAATATGGTTGAGGTTTGGAGACAAAAAGTTGATTATGGCCCAGTTTGTGTTGTCTCTCCAGATGGTAGGAGTCGTGCTGGTGTATACTGTGCAGCTAATGCCTGCATTGAACAAGTGATTCAACATGGAGAAGTTGATGTTTTCCAGGCTGTAAAAACTGTTCGTCGACATCGACCGCAGCTTATTGAAAATATGACAGAATACAAATATTGTTACGACTTGGTTCTGCATTATGTTCTTCATTTTCTTAACAAAACTAAATAA
- the LOC129246959 gene encoding protein MCM10 homolog isoform X2, with amino-acid sequence MNESVNEDIGGYDNELLALDALLAGIENEGLKTKGVEKNVVNNIHSNDTDKVEYCLESKFNKYGGNIIQPVSQPSETSGSHLKGSWLSGREVSTPTDPVFGLRIINPQISTALLTERMANRKAVTFKELPKYILKDLTSDWVIAGVILSKETKCSKTANPFSIWKLSDLQGDIKTISVCLFQNAHDELWKTPTGMCVAILNPSLSENNNYNREIANLSIDSSNKVLILGKSKDLGVCKSIKKNGEHCKNFVNVSEFDFCIFHMRKEYNKTTSIKKNGRLLGLEANASAMQKAINVIRKCPIEKVDPNSIRGTKEGKKRAMEVLHEMNEPNKRKTEETSKIHLTDILERNSTHKEFIDVRQREEEEKYFNRLEKKEAMEKKMLNTYELPCKAVICRNCEYTAFSAADRCKEELHILEIIDAVKRFFQCKDCGNRTTSLFKIPKFSCMKCTGSRWERCAMLRERKVHDSSKELSVRGDEEKFSRGKSKMNINLLLPID; translated from the exons ATGAATGAATCGGTTAATGAAGATATTGGTGGATATGATAATGAACTTTTAGCTTTGGATGCACTTTTGGCAGGCATTGAAAATGAAGGATTAAAAACGAAAGGAGTTGAGAAGAATGTGGTAAATAATATCCACTCGAACGATACGGATAAAGTTGAATACTGCCTTGAAagcaaattcaataaatatggtGGCAATATAATTCAACCTGTATCCCAGCCTTCTGAAACAAGTGGCTCACACCTGAAAGGATCATGGCTCAGTGGGCGGGAAGTGTCAACTCCTACTGACCCTGTATTTGGTTTGCGAATTATTAATCCTCAAATTTCTACTGCTCTGCTAACGGAGAGAATGGCTAACCGGAAAGCTGTTACGTTCAAAGAATTACCTAAGTATATATTAAAAGATTTGACAAGCGATTGGGTGATTGCTGGTGTTATATTATCTAAGGAAACGAAGTGTTCTAAAACTGCCAATCCTTTTTCAATTTGGAAACTCTCAGATTTGCAAGGAGACATTAAAACGATATCGGTTTGTTTGTTCCAAAATGCACACGATGAATTGTGGAAAACTCCAACTGGAATGTGTGTAGCCATTCTAAACCCTTCCTTAagtgaaaacaataattataacaGGGAAATTGCTAATCTGTCTATTGACTCTTCaaataaagttttgattttAGGAAAGTCTAAAGATTTAGGTGTATGCAAAAgtataaagaaaaatggagaGCACTGTAAGAATTTCGTAAACGTCAGCgaatttgatttttgtatttttcatatgCGAAAAGAATATAACAAAACTACTTCCATTAAGAAAAACGGAAGACTGCTAG GACTGGAGGCAAACGCATCTGCCATGCAAAAAGCTATTAATGTGATAAGGAAATGTCCTATTGAAAAAGTAGATCCTAATTCAATTCGCGGAACAAAAGAAGGTAAAAAACGCGCAATGGAAGTTCTTCACGAAATGAATGaaccaaacaaaagaaaaactgaagaaACCTCTAAGATTCACTTGACGGatattttagaaagaaattcaacGCACAAGGAATTTATAGATGTTCGACagagagaagaagaagagaaatattttaatagacttgaaaaaaaagaagcaatggaaaaaaaaatgctaaacacATATGAACTGCCTTGCAAAGCTGTTATATGTAGAAATTGCGAGTATACCGCCTTTTCCGCGGCTGATCGCTGTAAAGAAGAACTGCACATTCTGGAAATAATTGATGCTGTAAAGCGTTTTTTTCAATGCAAAGACTGTGGGAATCGTACAACGTCTCTTTTTAAAATTCCAAAGTTTAGTTGTATGAAGTGCACTGGCTCAAGATGGGAACGTTGCGCCATGTTACGGGAGCGGAAAGTACATGATTCCTCCAAAGAACTTTCCGTAAGAGGGGATGAAGAGAAATTTTCGCGAGGCAAATCGAAAATGAATATCAACCTGCTACTGCCaatagattaa
- the LOC129246960 gene encoding receptor-type tyrosine-protein phosphatase T-like translates to MPNLKDKSHAVKGKSHKYRSKSSSRYADVDGRKVNFVSIPNTIKLSMLNSGLLSFEKIRLEARDENNSLSKTIPHFPIIKSYFLKLCDLRRKFPVLYKLEFQIATRVETNMCRHAMRKNNHEKNQNPKCIPYDYNRVVLKKSSFVRDSDYINASYVDSLLKPNAYIVSQGPVEETVNEFWQMVWQENISAIIMLTKTFDFAKVMCVQYWPPNMEVHETYGDIHINIVREEQLANFHIRTFHLYKVNEAKEIIDERLILQFHYTEWYSHSCPCSNALLEFRRRVRLVVGNIIKGDDLKGPMLVHCSDGGGRSGVYLSIDANLELAEEEECFNVFGYLKKLRQSRKGLVENVEQYKFIYDTLEEHIICGKTWFPVSELSDRLKVKARRNALTKMNEYQMEYDQICKQTPRFTIGDCAGGHRADNRDKNRDVLCVPPDNFRPYLTSFQENAFTHVSMCGDQGG, encoded by the coding sequence ATGCCAAACTTAAAGGATAAATCGCATGCTGTCAAAGGAAAGTCACATAAATACCGATCTAAATCGTCTTCCCGATATGCTGATGTGGATGGACGAAAAGTTAATTTCGTTTCAATACCAAACACCATAAAGCTTAGCATGTTGAATAGCGGACTTCTATCGTTTGAAAAAATCAGACTGGAGGCGAGAGATGAAAACAACTCTTTATCGAAAACAATACCACATTTTCCAATAATTAAATCGTATTTTCTGAAACTGTGTGACTTGCGTCGAAAGTTTCCTGTGCTGTACAAATTAGAGTTTCAAATTGCGACCAGAGTAGAGACAAACATGTGTAGACACGCTATGAGGAAAAATaatcatgaaaaaaatcaaaacccgAAATGTATTCCTTATGATTACAACCGCGTCGTTCTTAAAAAGTCATCTTTTGTTCGTGATTCAGATTATATTAATGCATCTTATGTCGACAGTCTACTCAAACCAAATGCTTATATTGTATCCCAGGGGCCTGTGGAGGAGACTGTAAATGAATTCTGGCAAATGGTTTGGCAAGAAAATATTAGTGCTATCATTATGCTTACTAAAACGTTTGACTTCGCGAAAGTTATGTGTGTTCAATATTGGCCTCCAAACATGGAAGTACATGAAACATATGGCGATATACACATAAACATTGTACGAGAAGAACAGCTTGCGAATTTCCATATCAGAACATTTCATTTATATAAAGTTAATGAAGCTAAGGAAATTATAGACGAACGCCTTATACTGCAGTTTCATTATACAGAATGGTACTCTCATTCCTGTCCTTGTTCTAATGCACTTTTAGAGTTTCGACGTCGAGTTCGCTTGGTTGTTGGAAATATAATTAAAGGTGACGATTTAAAAGGGCCGATGTTAGTTCATTGTAGTGATGGAGGGGGTAGATCCGGTGTCTATTTGTCTATTGATGCAAATCTTGAGCTAGCAGAGGAGGAGGAGTGTTTCAATGTTTTTGGTTACCTGAAGAAATTACGTCAGTCTAGAAAGGGTCTCGTAGAAAATGTTgaacaatataaatttatatacgacACTCTTGAGGAGCATATAATATGTGGAAAAACGTGGTTTCCGGTATCCGAACTTTCTGATCGCCTAAAAGTTAAAGCTCGCAGAAATGCATTAACAAAGATGAACGAATATCAAATGGAATATGACCAAATTTGCAAACAGACACCCCGATTTACGATAGGAGATTGCGCTGGAGGACATAGAGCTGATAATCGGGATAAAAATCGGGATGTTTTATGCGTGCCTCCTGATAATTTTAGACCGTATTTAACATCGTTTCAAGAAAACGCTTTTACCCATGTCTCCATGTGCGGTGACCAAGGAGGATAA
- the LOC129246959 gene encoding protein MCM10 homolog isoform X1, with amino-acid sequence MNESVNEDIGGYDNELLALDALLAGIENEGLKTKGVEKNVVNNIHSNDTDKVEYCLESKFNKYGGNIIQPVSQPSETSGSHLKGSWLSGREVSTPTDPVFGLRIINPQISTALLTERMANRKAVTFKELPKYILKDLTSDWVIAGVILSKETKCSKTANPFSIWKLSDLQGDIKTISVCLFQNAHDELWKTPTGMCVAILNPSLSENNNYNREIANLSIDSSNKVLILGKSKDLGVCKSIKKNGEHCKNFVNVSEFDFCIFHMRKEYNKTTSIKKNGRLLASNIKLVGLEANASAMQKAINVIRKCPIEKVDPNSIRGTKEGKKRAMEVLHEMNEPNKRKTEETSKIHLTDILERNSTHKEFIDVRQREEEEKYFNRLEKKEAMEKKMLNTYELPCKAVICRNCEYTAFSAADRCKEELHILEIIDAVKRFFQCKDCGNRTTSLFKIPKFSCMKCTGSRWERCAMLRERKVHDSSKELSVRGDEEKFSRGKSKMNINLLLPID; translated from the exons ATGAATGAATCGGTTAATGAAGATATTGGTGGATATGATAATGAACTTTTAGCTTTGGATGCACTTTTGGCAGGCATTGAAAATGAAGGATTAAAAACGAAAGGAGTTGAGAAGAATGTGGTAAATAATATCCACTCGAACGATACGGATAAAGTTGAATACTGCCTTGAAagcaaattcaataaatatggtGGCAATATAATTCAACCTGTATCCCAGCCTTCTGAAACAAGTGGCTCACACCTGAAAGGATCATGGCTCAGTGGGCGGGAAGTGTCAACTCCTACTGACCCTGTATTTGGTTTGCGAATTATTAATCCTCAAATTTCTACTGCTCTGCTAACGGAGAGAATGGCTAACCGGAAAGCTGTTACGTTCAAAGAATTACCTAAGTATATATTAAAAGATTTGACAAGCGATTGGGTGATTGCTGGTGTTATATTATCTAAGGAAACGAAGTGTTCTAAAACTGCCAATCCTTTTTCAATTTGGAAACTCTCAGATTTGCAAGGAGACATTAAAACGATATCGGTTTGTTTGTTCCAAAATGCACACGATGAATTGTGGAAAACTCCAACTGGAATGTGTGTAGCCATTCTAAACCCTTCCTTAagtgaaaacaataattataacaGGGAAATTGCTAATCTGTCTATTGACTCTTCaaataaagttttgattttAGGAAAGTCTAAAGATTTAGGTGTATGCAAAAgtataaagaaaaatggagaGCACTGTAAGAATTTCGTAAACGTCAGCgaatttgatttttgtatttttcatatgCGAAAAGAATATAACAAAACTACTTCCATTAAGAAAAACGGAAGACTGCTAG CCAGCAATATTAAACTTGTAGGACTGGAGGCAAACGCATCTGCCATGCAAAAAGCTATTAATGTGATAAGGAAATGTCCTATTGAAAAAGTAGATCCTAATTCAATTCGCGGAACAAAAGAAGGTAAAAAACGCGCAATGGAAGTTCTTCACGAAATGAATGaaccaaacaaaagaaaaactgaagaaACCTCTAAGATTCACTTGACGGatattttagaaagaaattcaacGCACAAGGAATTTATAGATGTTCGACagagagaagaagaagagaaatattttaatagacttgaaaaaaaagaagcaatggaaaaaaaaatgctaaacacATATGAACTGCCTTGCAAAGCTGTTATATGTAGAAATTGCGAGTATACCGCCTTTTCCGCGGCTGATCGCTGTAAAGAAGAACTGCACATTCTGGAAATAATTGATGCTGTAAAGCGTTTTTTTCAATGCAAAGACTGTGGGAATCGTACAACGTCTCTTTTTAAAATTCCAAAGTTTAGTTGTATGAAGTGCACTGGCTCAAGATGGGAACGTTGCGCCATGTTACGGGAGCGGAAAGTACATGATTCCTCCAAAGAACTTTCCGTAAGAGGGGATGAAGAGAAATTTTCGCGAGGCAAATCGAAAATGAATATCAACCTGCTACTGCCaatagattaa